The following is a genomic window from Actinomadura sp. WMMB 499.
GGATCAGCGCCACCTCCAGCAGCCGCAGATTCCGCATCGCCACCGCCCGCCCGAGGCGCGTCCGCACCCGCAGCCGGACGGCCGTCGCCCCGACGACCGTCCGCCGCGTCCACACGCCGCACGTCACCGCCGCGCGACCTCGAACCACACCGTCACCGGACGTTCGGCGGCGCGGCCGACCTCGAAGCCCCAGCAGTCCGACAGGCAGGCGACTATGGCCAGCCCCCGGCCGCACTCGGCCCACGCGTCCGCCGCCACCACCTTCACGACCGGCAGCGAAGTCGCCCCGCCGTCGTCGGTGATCTCGACCCGGACCCGGTCGGCGGCCATCAGCACGACCGCCCGGACACCCCCGCCCGGACGCCTGCTGTCGGTGTAGCGCAGGGCGTTCGTCGCGATCTCGTCGACCATCAGGTCCACGTCGGCCAGGTCCAGCCGGTCGGCGCCGAGCCGTTCGACCTCGCGGCGCACCCAGCGCCGCACCGCCCGCACGTCCACGCCGCCGTCCCCGGTGACCCGTCCGGTGCCACGCCCGTCCCAGGCCGTCACCCGACGCCCCCGGCGAGCGCCGACGCCGCACGCCGCGTCCCGTCCGCGCCCACACCCGCAGGGAAGTACGCCGAGAGACCCCAGACATACGCCCAGCGGCCACCCCCGTCCTGCACCACGATCACTTGGGCGAACCCACCGTCGCCCGGCACCGACAGCACGACTTGCCCGTTGCCCTCCAGGAGCAGACGCGACGCCCGCCCCAGTTCGAC
Proteins encoded in this region:
- a CDS encoding ATP-binding protein is translated as MTAWDGRGTGRVTGDGGVDVRAVRRWVRREVERLGADRLDLADVDLMVDEIATNALRYTDSRRPGGGVRAVVLMAADRVRVEITDDGGATSLPVVKVVAADAWAECGRGLAIVACLSDCWGFEVGRAAERPVTVWFEVARR